One genomic region from Prosthecobacter debontii encodes:
- a CDS encoding outer membrane protein assembly factor BamB family protein — MASAEDWPEFRGPTHQGQSAATGLPVEWSPTVRKNILWKVPLQGIGWSSPVVIGDRIYLTTAVPVGGDEKPDAERSLRALCLQTVDGKVIWDVEIFHQGKDAPSVHKKNSHASPTPVYNDGKIYVHFGHQGSACLNAMDGSVAWKTQSLAYKPVHGNGGSPVIEGDLFIYSADAEANPAVIALDKNTGAQRWKFDRVSDAKNKFSFSTPLVIEVNGQRQLISAGSGVVNALDPQTGNEIWKARYDQGYSVVPRPLYAHGMIYLSTGYNKPVALAIRADGQGDVTDTHMVWKIEKLVPHNPSMVVVGDEIYFVADNGVLTCADAKTGQIHYQERCTGPISASILAADGRLYLQDEKGLGVVVQPGKTFRILAKNDLAERSLASYAVVEDDFLIRTEGHLWRIGQKIGL, encoded by the coding sequence ATGGCTTCTGCCGAAGATTGGCCCGAATTTCGTGGGCCTACCCACCAGGGACAGTCGGCTGCCACGGGGTTGCCTGTGGAGTGGAGCCCGACCGTGCGGAAGAATATCCTGTGGAAAGTGCCCTTGCAGGGCATCGGCTGGTCCTCGCCGGTTGTGATTGGAGATCGCATTTATCTCACCACGGCCGTGCCTGTGGGTGGGGACGAAAAACCTGATGCCGAGCGCAGCCTGCGCGCGCTCTGTTTACAGACGGTGGACGGGAAGGTGATCTGGGATGTGGAGATATTTCATCAGGGCAAAGATGCTCCATCCGTTCATAAGAAGAACAGTCACGCCAGCCCGACCCCTGTTTACAATGACGGGAAGATATACGTCCACTTTGGACATCAGGGCAGCGCTTGTCTGAATGCCATGGATGGGAGTGTGGCCTGGAAGACGCAATCTCTCGCCTACAAGCCTGTGCACGGGAATGGGGGTAGCCCGGTGATTGAAGGGGATCTCTTCATCTACAGCGCCGATGCAGAAGCCAATCCGGCGGTGATCGCACTGGATAAGAACACAGGGGCTCAGCGCTGGAAATTTGATCGGGTGAGTGATGCCAAGAACAAGTTCTCCTTCAGCACACCGCTCGTGATCGAGGTCAACGGCCAGCGGCAGTTGATCAGCGCAGGCAGTGGGGTGGTCAATGCGCTGGATCCGCAGACAGGCAACGAGATCTGGAAGGCGCGTTACGATCAAGGTTATTCGGTGGTGCCTCGGCCTCTGTATGCCCACGGAATGATCTACCTCAGCACCGGCTATAACAAGCCTGTCGCTCTAGCCATTCGGGCGGATGGGCAGGGGGACGTGACGGATACTCACATGGTGTGGAAGATCGAGAAACTGGTGCCGCATAATCCCAGCATGGTTGTCGTGGGGGACGAAATCTACTTCGTCGCCGATAACGGGGTGCTGACCTGTGCCGATGCCAAAACTGGGCAGATTCATTATCAAGAACGCTGCACAGGGCCCATCAGCGCCTCCATTCTAGCGGCCGATGGTCGGCTCTATCTCCAGGATGAAAAGGGGCTGGGCGTGGTGGTGCAGCCGGGCAAGACCTTCCGCATTCTGGCCAAGAATGATCTCGCGGAGCGTTCTCTGGCCTCCTATGCGGTGGTGGAAGATGATTTTCTCATCCGCACAGAGGGACATCTCTGGAGGATCGGCCAGAAGATTGGTTTGTAG
- a CDS encoding DUF5989 family protein produces MKRFQIIQQFLTFVAKSGKWWLMPLVMLLLLLGAVLVFAKGSVIAPFIYSLF; encoded by the coding sequence ATGAAACGCTTTCAGATCATTCAACAATTCCTCACTTTTGTGGCAAAGTCTGGGAAGTGGTGGCTGATGCCTCTGGTGATGCTGTTGTTGTTGCTAGGGGCGGTGCTCGTTTTTGCCAAGGGCAGTGTCATTGCTCCTTTCATTTACAGTCTGTTTTGA
- the infB gene encoding translation initiation factor IF-2 translates to MPSRSSSSKPAKTTPDSPADASGQAESTAQKKPGAKKVLDLIEEDDKPKSRTPRRDMAPLPHIGAKPAPVPAKASPAKAAEAPKKTLDDHKREALNLFEEGEKPKVRRRPADQSTSLPPISTIREPGPVAAMPAPPAPMPVAAPAPKPESAAPEFETNDAGEKIIHLKPPIIVKELAEKMGLRPFKVIADLIALKVFVANADKAIEIDVAEKVCEKHGFHLEREKREKGAGVHKVEEVIVEPAPQVVEEVEEDKLELRAPIITFMGHVDHGKTSLLDAIRKTHVVTGEAGGITQHIGAYSVFHDGKPITFIDTPGHAAFSGMRARGANVTDIVILVVAADDGIMPQTREALNHAKAADVTIMVAINKCDLPAANIMRVKSQLQDIGLAPVDWGGDTECMEVSAKSGQGIESLLETMALQAEVLELKADPKAPARATVIESSMVEGKGPVATVIVRQGTLKVGQPFICGPHWGKSKALINDRGAPIKEVRPGMPVELVGFSDMPHVGDEVVVMDSERSVKKLSEERLEETRQKKLAVTRRSTLESLFNSIDEGNKKTLKLVLKADVQGSVEAIVKCLGDITSDKINQRILHSDVGPITESDVLLASGSDAIIIGFNTKVENKALSVAKREGVQIKLYSIIYELVDQVKDAMTGLLDPLTREKVLGHAKVKQVFKVNRGYVGGSLVTDGRIDRKQRARVLRDGQAVYDGSIETLRRFQDEVPEVRNGLECGIKLQGFSDYEEGDVIECYELEKFAQSL, encoded by the coding sequence ATGCCAAGCCGATCCTCCTCATCCAAACCCGCCAAAACCACTCCCGACAGCCCAGCTGACGCGAGCGGACAAGCGGAGAGCACTGCCCAAAAGAAACCCGGGGCAAAGAAAGTGCTCGATTTGATTGAGGAAGACGACAAGCCCAAGAGCCGGACTCCCCGCCGTGACATGGCACCTCTGCCACACATCGGTGCCAAGCCCGCTCCGGTGCCAGCGAAGGCATCTCCAGCAAAGGCTGCTGAAGCCCCCAAGAAGACGCTGGATGACCACAAGCGTGAGGCGCTGAACCTGTTTGAGGAAGGTGAAAAACCCAAGGTGCGTCGCCGCCCGGCGGACCAAAGCACCTCACTGCCGCCGATCTCGACCATCCGTGAGCCCGGGCCTGTGGCAGCCATGCCTGCGCCACCAGCGCCAATGCCGGTGGCAGCCCCGGCTCCGAAGCCCGAATCTGCGGCTCCAGAATTTGAAACCAATGACGCGGGTGAAAAAATCATTCACCTGAAGCCGCCGATCATCGTCAAGGAATTGGCGGAGAAGATGGGCCTGCGTCCCTTCAAAGTCATTGCGGACTTGATCGCTCTGAAGGTCTTCGTGGCGAATGCTGACAAGGCCATCGAGATCGATGTCGCAGAAAAAGTCTGTGAAAAACATGGCTTCCACCTCGAGCGCGAAAAACGCGAAAAAGGTGCAGGTGTTCACAAGGTCGAGGAAGTCATCGTCGAGCCTGCACCGCAAGTGGTGGAAGAGGTCGAAGAAGATAAGCTTGAGCTGCGTGCTCCGATCATTACTTTCATGGGTCACGTTGACCACGGTAAGACCTCTCTGCTGGATGCGATCCGCAAGACGCATGTGGTGACAGGTGAAGCGGGGGGGATCACGCAGCACATCGGTGCCTACAGCGTCTTCCATGATGGTAAGCCGATCACTTTCATCGATACCCCTGGCCACGCCGCTTTCTCTGGCATGCGTGCCCGTGGTGCCAATGTCACAGACATCGTCATCCTCGTGGTGGCGGCAGACGATGGCATTATGCCTCAGACCCGTGAGGCGCTCAACCACGCCAAGGCGGCTGATGTGACCATCATGGTGGCCATCAACAAGTGCGATCTACCGGCCGCCAACATCATGCGGGTGAAGTCTCAGCTTCAGGACATCGGTCTTGCACCGGTGGATTGGGGTGGCGACACCGAGTGCATGGAGGTTTCCGCCAAGTCAGGCCAGGGCATCGAAAGCCTGCTGGAAACCATGGCCCTCCAGGCCGAAGTGCTTGAATTGAAAGCCGACCCGAAAGCTCCGGCACGCGCAACAGTCATTGAGTCTTCCATGGTGGAAGGCAAGGGGCCTGTGGCCACCGTGATTGTGCGTCAGGGCACTCTGAAAGTGGGCCAGCCGTTCATTTGCGGTCCGCATTGGGGTAAATCCAAGGCTCTTATCAATGATCGCGGCGCTCCTATCAAAGAAGTGCGTCCAGGTATGCCGGTGGAACTCGTCGGTTTCAGCGACATGCCCCACGTCGGTGACGAGGTGGTCGTGATGGACAGCGAACGCTCGGTGAAGAAACTGAGCGAGGAGCGCCTGGAGGAAACTCGCCAGAAGAAGCTGGCTGTGACCCGCCGCTCCACTCTGGAATCTCTCTTCAATAGCATTGATGAAGGCAACAAGAAGACCCTCAAACTCGTGCTCAAAGCCGACGTGCAGGGTTCCGTGGAAGCCATCGTCAAATGCCTGGGCGATATCACCAGCGACAAGATCAACCAAAGGATCCTCCATTCCGATGTGGGTCCGATCACGGAGTCTGATGTGCTTCTGGCCTCCGGTTCTGACGCCATCATCATCGGTTTCAATACCAAGGTGGAAAACAAGGCCCTCAGTGTGGCTAAGCGTGAAGGCGTGCAGATCAAGCTTTACTCCATCATCTACGAACTCGTGGATCAGGTGAAGGACGCCATGACCGGTCTCCTCGACCCGCTGACCCGCGAGAAAGTGCTCGGTCATGCCAAGGTCAAGCAGGTCTTCAAGGTGAACCGTGGTTATGTCGGCGGTTCCTTGGTCACCGATGGCCGGATCGACCGCAAACAGCGCGCTCGTGTGCTGCGTGATGGTCAGGCCGTTTACGATGGCAGCATCGAAACCCTGCGCCGCTTCCAGGACGAAGTGCCTGAAGTCCGCAACGGTCTCGAGTGCGGTATCAAGCTGCAAGGTTTCAGCGACTACGAAGAAGGCGATGTCATCGAGTGCTACGAGCTCGAGAAGTTCGCTCAATCGCTCTAA
- a CDS encoding ABC transporter ATP-binding protein translates to MALLRVENLQVHFPIRSGWFGKRDVVKAVDGVSFEVTEGKTLGLVGESGSGKSTVSRALLKLIQPTGGSAYYKDQEILGLSEEAFRPLRKEMQMIFQDPIGSLNPRMTIESILAEPLTIHFPSMTRKQRRDVSAALLHRVGLPVDSLQRYPHEFSGGQRQRIGIARALAVQPKFLICDEPVSALDVSVQASVLNLLKDLQAEFKLTYLFIAHDLAVVRHMSDDIIVMNRGEVVESGPADEVCERPQHDYTRKLLASIPA, encoded by the coding sequence ATGGCCCTTCTCCGCGTCGAAAATCTGCAAGTTCACTTCCCCATCCGCAGCGGTTGGTTCGGGAAACGCGATGTGGTGAAAGCGGTGGACGGAGTCAGCTTCGAGGTCACTGAAGGTAAAACCTTGGGACTGGTCGGCGAAAGTGGCAGTGGAAAATCCACCGTTTCCCGGGCGCTCTTGAAGTTGATCCAGCCCACCGGCGGCAGCGCCTATTATAAAGATCAGGAAATTCTAGGCTTAAGCGAAGAAGCGTTCCGCCCTCTCCGGAAGGAGATGCAGATGATTTTCCAAGATCCCATCGGCTCTTTGAATCCGCGAATGACGATTGAATCCATTCTAGCGGAGCCGCTGACCATCCACTTTCCTAGCATGACCCGCAAACAGCGCCGGGATGTCTCAGCAGCGCTCCTGCACCGAGTCGGCCTACCTGTGGACTCGCTCCAGCGTTACCCGCATGAGTTCAGCGGCGGCCAACGGCAGCGTATCGGCATCGCCCGCGCTCTGGCCGTCCAGCCGAAGTTTCTTATCTGTGACGAGCCCGTCAGTGCTCTGGATGTCAGCGTCCAAGCCAGCGTCCTCAACCTCCTGAAGGATCTCCAGGCAGAATTTAAGCTCACTTATCTTTTCATCGCCCATGATCTGGCCGTTGTGCGGCACATGAGCGATGATATTATCGTCATGAATCGCGGCGAGGTCGTCGAAAGCGGCCCCGCTGACGAGGTCTGTGAGCGACCACAGCATGACTACACGCGCAAGCTGCTGGCCTCCATCCCCGCCTAA
- a CDS encoding DHH family phosphoesterase, which translates to MLTPLSQIAEALRSARSVAIAAHVRPDGDAVGSVMGLALSLQAAGKTVYALLEDGVPSNLTFLPEVATILTPPYADFEIDVAVALDTATHERLGEKTKAALARAPLLIDIDHHPANPGYGQLNHVDGVQPAVGQIVYELLKAGDFPLTDAVLQHLYTAIITDTGSFQFSSTTARTHEIVAEMLKAGLDTARLARLIYQTQPVRRLQLLRAMLNEMDIRSEGRIASWKFTRRLMDEVQVQSGDTEGLIDTLRMIDSVVAAVIFEEMPDGKIRVSSRSKDERLDVSAVCAQFGGGGHRMAAGARMRGPIEAATETFLTALEHEVRRLA; encoded by the coding sequence ATGCTTACACCGCTTTCCCAGATCGCTGAGGCGCTCCGCTCTGCTCGGAGTGTGGCTATTGCTGCGCATGTCCGGCCGGATGGCGACGCCGTCGGCTCGGTGATGGGCCTGGCCCTGAGTCTGCAGGCAGCGGGTAAGACCGTTTATGCCCTGCTGGAGGATGGGGTGCCCTCCAATCTGACGTTTCTTCCGGAGGTGGCCACTATTCTGACACCTCCTTACGCCGATTTTGAGATTGATGTGGCCGTGGCTCTGGATACGGCGACGCACGAGCGCCTCGGAGAGAAAACCAAAGCCGCTTTGGCTAGAGCTCCGTTGCTCATTGATATTGATCATCATCCAGCCAATCCTGGCTACGGGCAGCTCAATCACGTGGATGGTGTTCAGCCTGCGGTGGGGCAGATCGTTTACGAGCTGCTCAAAGCGGGTGATTTCCCCCTCACGGATGCGGTTTTACAGCATCTCTACACCGCGATCATCACCGATACGGGGTCGTTCCAATTTTCCAGCACGACGGCACGCACGCACGAAATCGTGGCGGAGATGCTGAAAGCGGGGTTGGATACGGCCAGATTAGCAAGGTTAATCTATCAGACACAGCCAGTGCGGCGTCTGCAACTCCTGCGTGCCATGCTGAATGAGATGGATATCCGGTCCGAAGGGCGGATCGCCAGTTGGAAGTTCACCCGCAGGCTGATGGACGAAGTTCAGGTGCAGTCGGGGGATACGGAAGGCCTGATCGACACGCTGCGGATGATCGACAGTGTGGTGGCGGCTGTGATCTTCGAAGAAATGCCCGATGGCAAAATCCGCGTCAGTTCCCGCTCGAAGGATGAGCGATTGGATGTCTCCGCCGTGTGTGCCCAATTCGGCGGTGGTGGCCACCGGATGGCGGCAGGTGCCCGTATGAGAGGGCCGATCGAAGCCGCCACAGAAACTTTTTTGACAGCTTTAGAACATGAAGTCCGACGACTCGCTTAA
- a CDS encoding cob(I)yrinic acid a,c-diamide adenosyltransferase, whose translation MSIATRRGDQGETDLLFGHRTSKAHPRVHALGAVDELNAALGPLRISALKAETRQVVEKVQPLLISLMGELATPVGMEGRYAATHSAFSSDHVAWLDEWVAKLEASGALQFKGWALPGEAGIMSGAYADLARTACRRAERSVVDLVGSDQEVANPEVVRFLNRLADVLWLLARWEERPPQDLA comes from the coding sequence ATGTCCATAGCTACCCGTCGCGGAGACCAGGGAGAGACCGATCTGCTTTTCGGCCACCGCACCAGCAAAGCCCACCCGCGCGTGCATGCTCTGGGAGCTGTGGATGAACTCAATGCGGCACTCGGCCCCCTGCGCATTTCAGCCCTCAAGGCCGAGACAAGGCAGGTCGTAGAAAAAGTCCAGCCCCTCCTCATCAGCCTCATGGGTGAGCTCGCCACACCCGTTGGCATGGAAGGGCGCTACGCAGCCACCCACTCCGCTTTCAGCAGCGACCATGTGGCTTGGTTGGATGAATGGGTCGCAAAACTCGAAGCTTCAGGTGCCTTGCAGTTTAAAGGTTGGGCCTTGCCAGGCGAGGCTGGCATCATGAGCGGCGCTTATGCCGATCTCGCCCGCACCGCCTGCCGCCGTGCCGAGAGATCGGTGGTGGACCTCGTTGGTAGCGATCAGGAAGTGGCCAATCCCGAAGTGGTGCGGTTTCTCAATCGCCTCGCCGATGTGCTTTGGCTCTTGGCACGCTGGGAAGAGAGACCTCCCCAGGACTTAGCTTAA
- the rbfA gene encoding 30S ribosome-binding factor RbfA, with protein MSQRVERVSELVKRELSMVLERHYRMDNAILTVHEVRATPDLKQCFAYVGIISTKGNEEAIIEKLNKDRGFIQKEVHKRVIMKNSPQIFFRLDKSVEKGVRIINALDNLPPPADPLPEGEEEPDFK; from the coding sequence ATGTCCCAACGAGTCGAACGCGTCAGCGAACTGGTGAAACGTGAACTCAGCATGGTGCTGGAGAGGCATTACCGCATGGATAATGCCATCCTCACGGTGCACGAGGTCCGTGCCACCCCCGACCTGAAGCAATGCTTTGCCTACGTGGGCATCATCAGCACCAAAGGGAACGAAGAGGCCATCATTGAGAAGCTGAACAAAGACCGTGGCTTCATCCAAAAGGAAGTGCACAAGCGGGTGATCATGAAGAACTCCCCGCAGATTTTCTTCCGCCTGGATAAGTCGGTGGAAAAAGGCGTCCGCATCATCAATGCCCTGGACAATCTGCCCCCTCCTGCAGATCCCCTACCAGAAGGCGAGGAAGAGCCTGACTTTAAGTGA
- a CDS encoding SxtJ family membrane protein — translation MARGNVILEELKAVDHSASAMKRFGGLMSAVTLGVAFLSWWKHGHFTGVIWACGAAAFILLGLTIVRPQSLRMPYLGWMFLSLCLGWVMSRVVLILLFTLVVIPTHLLGRIFGLSFMKMRQGKERTSLWEKKPPRDAKHHEQLF, via the coding sequence ATGGCGCGGGGCAATGTCATACTCGAAGAACTCAAGGCAGTCGATCACAGCGCCTCGGCCATGAAGCGCTTCGGCGGGCTGATGTCTGCGGTCACACTTGGGGTGGCTTTTTTATCGTGGTGGAAGCACGGTCACTTCACCGGGGTGATCTGGGCTTGCGGTGCTGCTGCCTTTATTTTGCTCGGCCTCACGATCGTCCGACCGCAATCCCTGCGCATGCCCTATCTGGGTTGGATGTTTCTATCCCTCTGCCTGGGGTGGGTGATGTCTCGTGTGGTCTTGATCCTTTTATTTACGTTGGTGGTTATTCCCACCCATCTTTTGGGAAGAATTTTCGGGCTGTCGTTCATGAAAATGCGGCAGGGAAAAGAACGCACCAGTCTGTGGGAAAAAAAACCTCCCCGGGACGCCAAGCATCACGAACAACTCTTTTAA
- the nusA gene encoding transcription termination factor NusA translates to MISELKALFDYYEKEKGIDRYKMVEALSQALLAASKKSIGPARELRIDIDPDKGTIKAWAKLLAVETVSNPWEELPLAKARLIKKDAELGDEIDLEVTPKNMGRIAAQTAKQTMLQRLRMAEKENLYDEFKDRTGDVVNGTIRRFDKSDVIVDLGKFEGVMPSKERVTTEDYTPGDRMRFYVKAVEREGARGPEIVLSRAHVNFVRRLFEFEVSEIGDRTVEIASIAREAGYRTKVAVHSADDKVDPVGACVGLRGARVKNIVRELNNEKVDIIRWKSDPAEFIREALKPIKVLSIQVSPDHKAARLTVSEEDLSKAIGRRGQNARLTSRLVGMELSIERDEHAAEVFEGQLDTAAHDLERALGINIETARRLAQVGLGAVETLQQEDIDSITDALGDRQLAEQVYERVAAYIPNA, encoded by the coding sequence ATGATCAGCGAACTCAAAGCACTATTCGATTACTACGAGAAAGAGAAGGGGATTGACCGGTATAAGATGGTCGAAGCCCTTTCCCAAGCCCTTCTCGCGGCCTCGAAGAAGAGCATCGGTCCAGCCCGTGAGCTGCGCATTGATATTGATCCTGACAAGGGCACCATCAAGGCCTGGGCAAAGCTGCTGGCCGTTGAAACCGTTTCCAATCCCTGGGAAGAACTTCCGCTGGCGAAAGCCCGGTTGATTAAAAAAGACGCCGAGCTGGGCGACGAGATCGATCTAGAGGTGACCCCCAAGAACATGGGCCGTATCGCGGCTCAGACGGCCAAGCAGACCATGCTCCAGCGTCTGCGCATGGCCGAAAAGGAAAATCTTTACGACGAGTTTAAGGATCGCACCGGTGATGTCGTCAACGGCACCATCCGCCGCTTTGATAAGTCCGATGTGATTGTGGACCTTGGCAAGTTTGAGGGCGTGATGCCTTCCAAAGAGCGCGTCACCACAGAGGACTATACTCCGGGTGATCGCATGCGCTTCTATGTGAAGGCGGTAGAACGTGAAGGGGCTCGTGGCCCTGAGATCGTGCTCAGCCGTGCTCACGTGAACTTCGTCCGTCGTCTCTTCGAATTCGAAGTCAGCGAAATCGGTGACCGCACCGTCGAGATCGCCAGCATCGCCCGCGAGGCGGGTTATCGCACGAAGGTGGCTGTGCACAGCGCTGATGATAAGGTGGACCCCGTGGGGGCCTGCGTCGGTCTGCGTGGAGCTCGCGTTAAAAACATCGTTCGTGAGTTGAACAATGAGAAGGTGGACATCATCCGCTGGAAGTCGGACCCTGCCGAATTCATTCGCGAAGCTCTAAAGCCCATCAAGGTGCTTTCCATTCAGGTTTCTCCAGATCACAAAGCCGCACGCCTGACGGTGAGCGAAGAAGATCTATCCAAGGCGATTGGTCGTCGTGGCCAGAATGCGCGGTTGACGTCCCGTCTCGTCGGGATGGAACTGAGCATTGAACGTGATGAGCATGCCGCCGAAGTCTTCGAAGGCCAGCTTGATACCGCGGCTCATGATTTGGAACGCGCCCTTGGTATTAATATCGAAACCGCTCGCCGACTGGCTCAGGTTGGTCTGGGGGCTGTGGAAACCCTTCAGCAAGAAGACATCGACTCCATTACCGACGCTCTCGGTGACCGCCAGCTCGCAGAACAGGTCTACGAGCGCGTTGCAGCTTACATCCCCAACGCGTAG
- a CDS encoding acyl carrier protein phosphodiesterase has product MNWLAHLFLSEPTPAFRIGNLLPDLVSFTALTDLPSEYQRGIRQHRKIDAFTDAHPVFKRSVQRLGPSFRRFGGILMDVFYDHFLSRAWASYSPTPLADFTNEVYASFESRWQEIPSEAHAPLQGMREYNWLCSYGNMRDLEITLQRIGRRFRRPVDLAAAMPVLQEHYGAIHADFEEFFPILIEHVAETPPVILT; this is encoded by the coding sequence ATGAATTGGCTGGCTCATTTGTTCCTTTCTGAACCCACGCCTGCCTTCCGCATCGGCAATCTCCTGCCTGATCTGGTTTCATTCACCGCTTTAACGGACCTTCCTTCGGAATATCAACGCGGCATTCGACAGCATCGGAAAATCGACGCTTTCACCGATGCTCACCCCGTCTTCAAGCGCAGCGTGCAGCGATTAGGCCCGAGTTTCAGGCGATTCGGAGGCATCTTGATGGATGTGTTTTATGACCACTTTCTGAGTCGAGCTTGGGCCAGCTACAGTCCCACGCCGTTGGCAGACTTTACGAATGAAGTTTACGCCTCCTTTGAAAGCCGTTGGCAGGAAATCCCCTCTGAAGCCCACGCGCCCCTCCAGGGCATGCGTGAATACAATTGGCTCTGCTCGTATGGAAACATGCGGGACCTTGAGATCACCCTCCAACGAATCGGCCGCCGCTTCCGTAGGCCAGTCGATCTCGCAGCAGCCATGCCCGTTCTACAGGAGCATTACGGCGCCATTCATGCGGACTTTGAGGAGTTTTTCCCCATCCTCATCGAGCACGTGGCGGAGACACCACCCGTCATCCTCACTTAA
- a CDS encoding FtsW/RodA/SpoVE family cell cycle protein, translating into MTPLFKKFLGINWILILTMLGLLSFGIYAIYNASYFRDDSGVLSLHTKWKDQMRWIGLGLPFLFVTALIDYKWVRWACIPLYLAGLGGLIYLQLFGVEVKGNLAWVTIAGVNVQPSQFAIMSGIVMLAVVFGELPRIWPVFRRPWLRLMVAGVVAGIPALMVIKEDFGSGLVWGPVFLSMMLVGSIPFRYMITLILGALCVIPIMYFFVLKPYQQARIDTTWYMITNQLDKVDKRGDGWVPTFVQIAVASAGFEGKGPMSEKVPDHGTIHRQFFPATEAHSDFIFGVICEEFGFRGAVLLLTGIALLLIQGVFMAFYARDQVGRLLVVGVVAMFFAHTFQNAGMNLGMLPVIGLPLPFISYGGTFMIVTLFLMGMIQSVWVHRNISPVRKKTVGGRELRDVDDDD; encoded by the coding sequence ATGACCCCTCTTTTCAAAAAGTTTCTCGGCATCAATTGGATCTTGATCCTGACGATGCTGGGCCTGCTCTCGTTCGGCATTTACGCCATCTACAATGCCTCCTACTTCCGGGATGATTCCGGCGTGCTAAGCCTGCACACCAAGTGGAAAGACCAGATGCGTTGGATTGGCCTCGGTCTCCCCTTCCTTTTCGTCACAGCTCTCATTGATTACAAGTGGGTCCGCTGGGCGTGCATTCCTCTCTATCTGGCCGGTTTGGGTGGATTGATCTACCTCCAGCTTTTCGGGGTCGAGGTGAAAGGAAACCTCGCGTGGGTGACCATTGCCGGCGTCAATGTGCAGCCGTCTCAGTTCGCCATCATGTCTGGCATCGTGATGCTGGCCGTTGTCTTCGGAGAGCTGCCGCGCATCTGGCCCGTCTTCCGGCGCCCGTGGTTGCGCTTGATGGTCGCCGGAGTGGTCGCAGGCATCCCGGCACTCATGGTGATCAAGGAGGACTTCGGCTCAGGTCTTGTCTGGGGCCCCGTCTTCCTCTCCATGATGTTGGTGGGTAGCATCCCTTTCCGCTACATGATCACCCTCATCCTCGGTGCCCTGTGTGTGATTCCGATCATGTATTTCTTTGTGCTGAAACCTTATCAGCAGGCCCGTATCGATACCACGTGGTATATGATCACCAACCAGTTGGATAAGGTGGATAAACGAGGCGACGGTTGGGTGCCGACTTTCGTTCAGATCGCCGTCGCATCCGCTGGTTTTGAGGGTAAAGGCCCCATGTCCGAGAAGGTGCCTGACCATGGCACCATCCACCGCCAGTTTTTCCCTGCGACCGAAGCCCACAGTGACTTCATTTTCGGCGTGATTTGTGAAGAGTTCGGCTTCCGGGGCGCTGTGCTACTGCTCACAGGCATCGCGCTGCTCTTGATCCAAGGAGTCTTTATGGCGTTTTATGCCCGAGACCAAGTGGGTAGGCTCTTGGTCGTGGGGGTGGTGGCCATGTTCTTTGCCCACACTTTCCAGAATGCCGGGATGAATCTGGGCATGCTGCCGGTGATCGGTTTGCCCCTGCCCTTCATCAGTTACGGGGGCACGTTCATGATCGTGACTTTGTTCCTGATGGGAATGATCCAGAGTGTCTGGGTGCATCGTAACATTTCTCCCGTCCGCAAAAAGACCGTCGGCGGCCGGGAACTGCGTGATGTCGATGATGACGATTGA
- the truB gene encoding tRNA pseudouridine(55) synthase TruB encodes MKSDDSLNGVLLVDKDPDMTSHDVVAVARRCLNTKKIGHCGTLDPMATGMLILVIGNGTKLQDLLMSEDKEYTGSFRLGATTSTQDREGQILEEKPVPDFTEAQIRDAFDCYRGDFYQTPPMVSAIKIDGVPLYKLARQGQEVERKPRFVRVYDYQINKIAVPDVDFRVVCSKGFYVRTYAHDIGMTLGCGAHLTALRRTRSGHFKFQPGNHTTFAALKEGRREEVLSAMMSLYDVSKLRGA; translated from the coding sequence ATGAAGTCCGACGACTCGCTTAATGGTGTCCTCCTAGTGGACAAAGATCCTGACATGACCTCCCACGATGTGGTGGCGGTCGCCCGCCGCTGCCTCAATACCAAGAAGATCGGTCATTGTGGCACCTTGGACCCCATGGCTACAGGCATGCTGATCCTGGTGATCGGCAATGGCACGAAACTGCAGGACCTCCTGATGAGCGAGGATAAAGAATACACAGGCAGTTTCCGCCTGGGCGCGACGACCAGCACTCAGGATCGGGAAGGACAGATCCTGGAAGAAAAGCCGGTGCCAGACTTCACGGAAGCTCAAATCCGTGACGCCTTCGATTGTTATCGTGGAGATTTTTATCAGACTCCGCCCATGGTCAGCGCCATCAAGATCGATGGAGTGCCCCTCTACAAGTTGGCTCGTCAGGGGCAAGAGGTGGAGCGGAAGCCGCGCTTCGTCCGGGTTTACGACTATCAGATCAACAAGATCGCGGTGCCAGACGTGGATTTCCGCGTGGTCTGTAGCAAGGGGTTCTACGTGCGCACCTACGCCCATGACATCGGCATGACCCTGGGCTGCGGGGCTCATCTCACGGCTCTGCGCCGCACGCGCAGCGGGCATTTTAAATTTCAGCCAGGAAACCACACCACTTTTGCTGCCCTCAAGGAGGGGCGGCGTGAGGAGGTCTTGTCCGCGATGATGAGCCTCTATGATGTGTCGAAGCTCCGTGGCGCTTGA